A genomic stretch from Perognathus longimembris pacificus isolate PPM17 chromosome 5, ASM2315922v1, whole genome shotgun sequence includes:
- the Qtrt2 gene encoding queuine tRNA-ribosyltransferase accessory subunit 2 produces the protein MKLNLTKVVNGCRLGNIKNLGKAGNCSIDIPGCLLYTRTGSAPHLTHHTLKNIHGVPAMAQLTLSSLAEHHEVLAEYKKGVGNFIGMPESLLYCSLHDPVSPCPPGYVTNKSVSVWGVGGRVEMTVSKFMEIQQALQPDWFQCLSDGEASCEKSTSIKRARKAVDRSLLFLDNCLRLQEESEVLQKSVIIGVIEGGDVMEERLRSARETAKRPVGGFLLDGFQGNLMTLETRLHMLSSVTAELPEDKPRLICGVSRPDEVLECIERGVDLFESFFPYQVTERGCALTFSFDYQLNPEETILQQNGIKEEIKCMDQVKKTETTGYNQEMTSFEINLKEKKYQEDFNSVVSGCSCYCCKNYTRAYIHHLLVTNELLAGVLLMMHNFEHYFGFFCSIREALKSGSLTQLKELIYRQAL, from the exons ATGAAGCTGAATCTTACCAAGGTTGTTAATGGCTGTCGTCTAGGGAACATAAAAAACCTGGGCAAAGCAGGCAACTGCAGCATTGACATTCCAGGCTGCCTTCTGTATACCAGGACTGGCTCTGCCCCACACCTGACACATCATACACTGAAGAATATCCATGGGGTTCCAGCTATGGCTCAGCTCACGCTGTCCTCTCT AGCAGAGCATCATGAAGTCTTGGCAGAATATAAGAAAGGAGTTGGAAACTTTATAG GCATGCCAGAGTCACTTCTATACTGCTCTCTGCATGATCCAGTCAGCCCCTGCCCACCTGGTTATGTGACAAACAAG TCAGTGTCTGTCTGGGGTGTAGGAGGACGAGTGGAAATGACCGTTTCCAAGTTCATGGAAATTCAGCAGGCCCTTCAACCGGACTGGTTCCAGTGCCTCTCAGATGGAGAGGCATCTTGTGAAAAATCAACGTCCATAAAAAGGGCTAGAAAGGCTGTGGACCGGTCACTTTTATTTCTGGACAACTGCCTGCGGCTACAGGAAGAGTCAGAG GTCCTTCAGAAAAGTGTGATCATTGGAGTGATTGAAGGAGGAGATGTGATGGAGGAGAGGCTGAGGTCGGCACGAGAGACAGCCAAGAGGCCTGTAGGAGGTTTTCTTTTAGATGGCTTTCAAGGGAATCTAATGACCCTGGAGACCAGACTACACATGCTGTCATCTGTCACTGCGGAGCTACCAGAGGACAAACCCAG gCTCATCTGTGGGGTTAGCCGGCCAGATGAGGTACTGGAGTGTATTGAAAGAGGAGTGGACTTATTTGAGAGTTTTTTCCCTTATCAAGTGACAGAGAGAGGGTGTGCCTTGACTTTCAGCTTTGATTACCAGCTGAATCCTGAGGAGACAA TATTACAACAAAATgggataaaagaagaaataaagtgcATGGATCAAgtaaagaaaactgaaacaacTGGTTACAACCAAGAAATGACATCATTTGAAATtaatctgaaggaaaaaaa GTATCAAGAAGACTTCAACTCAGTGGTAAGCGGGTGTTCTTGCTACTGCTGTAAGAATTACACTCGTGCATACATCCACCATCTGCTGGTGACCAATGAGCTCCTGGCGGGGGTCCTGCTTATGATGCACAACTTTGAACACTactttggatttttctgctctatCCGAGAAGCACTGAAAAGTGGTAGCCTGACACAGTTGAAAGAACTCATCTATAGGCAAGCATTATGA